In Pseudomonas poae, a single genomic region encodes these proteins:
- a CDS encoding acetoin reductase has product MAIAGKVALVTGAGQGIGRAIALRLARDGADIALVDINGAKLEAVAAEVVALGRKASVFIADVSKREQVVAAVEHAHQTLGGFDIIVNNAGVAQIDSLLDVSPEQVERTLGINVQGVLWGIQAAGKKFKALKQKGKIINACSIAGHEGFALLGVYSATKFAVRALTQAAAKELASSGITVNAYCPGVVGTDMWVEIDKRMAEITGAEVGATYKKYVDGIALGRAETPEDVAGLVSFLAGPDADYMTGQAPLIDGGLVYR; this is encoded by the coding sequence ATGGCTATTGCTGGAAAAGTCGCGCTGGTCACCGGCGCCGGGCAAGGCATCGGCCGGGCCATTGCGTTGCGGCTGGCACGAGACGGTGCCGATATCGCCCTGGTGGATATCAATGGCGCCAAGCTCGAAGCGGTGGCTGCCGAAGTGGTGGCCCTGGGTCGTAAAGCCTCGGTGTTCATCGCCGACGTGTCCAAGCGTGAGCAAGTAGTTGCGGCGGTAGAGCACGCTCACCAGACCCTTGGCGGCTTTGACATCATCGTCAACAACGCCGGGGTCGCGCAGATCGACTCACTGCTGGACGTGAGCCCGGAACAGGTCGAGCGCACCTTGGGCATCAACGTGCAGGGCGTGTTGTGGGGCATCCAGGCCGCTGGCAAGAAATTCAAGGCGCTGAAGCAGAAGGGCAAGATCATCAATGCCTGTTCCATCGCTGGCCATGAAGGCTTCGCGTTGCTGGGCGTGTACTCGGCCACCAAGTTTGCCGTGCGTGCGTTGACCCAGGCAGCGGCCAAGGAATTGGCCAGCAGCGGGATCACCGTGAACGCTTATTGCCCGGGTGTGGTGGGCACCGATATGTGGGTGGAGATCGATAAGCGCATGGCTGAAATTACCGGCGCTGAAGTGGGGGCGACGTACAAGAAGTATGTGGATGGTATTGCATTGGGCCGGGCGGAAACGCCGGAGGATGTGGCGGGGTTGGTGTCGTTTCTCGCCGGACCGGATGCGGACTACATGACCGGGCAGGCGCCGCTGATTGATGGCGGTCTGGTCTACCGCTAA
- a CDS encoding carboxymuconolactone decarboxylase family protein — protein sequence MQTRTDFYTASPDAMKAMLALEAAVGKLSIELPLLELVRLRVSQINGCAFCLDMHTADARKGGETERRLYTVSAWRETPFFTPRERAALAWAESLTLISHTHAPDEDFNALAEQFSAQEQIDLSVAIATINSWNRLAVGFRKMPK from the coding sequence ATGCAAACCCGTACCGATTTCTACACCGCCTCCCCAGATGCCATGAAAGCCATGCTGGCCCTGGAAGCCGCAGTCGGCAAACTGTCCATCGAACTGCCGCTGCTGGAACTGGTGCGCCTGCGTGTGTCGCAGATCAACGGCTGCGCGTTCTGCCTCGACATGCACACCGCCGATGCCCGCAAGGGTGGCGAAACCGAGCGTCGCCTGTACACCGTGTCGGCCTGGCGTGAAACGCCGTTCTTCACCCCGCGTGAGCGTGCCGCTTTGGCCTGGGCCGAAAGCCTGACCCTGATCAGCCACACCCACGCCCCGGACGAAGACTTCAACGCACTGGCCGAGCAATTCAGCGCCCAGGAACAGATCGACCTAAGCGTAGCGATTGCCACCATCAACAGCTGGAACCGTTTGGCGGTGGGTTTCCGCAAGATGCCTAAGTAA